From a region of the Sesamum indicum cultivar Zhongzhi No. 13 linkage group LG3, S_indicum_v1.0, whole genome shotgun sequence genome:
- the LOC105158736 gene encoding galactolipase DONGLE, chloroplastic, which yields MASSLLSCSMPNPIMSSATFVTDPIPHPCNSLPLLKSNPSTTTPLSQTYLQSGPAPDSVNYAAKSRTRTITSAKSVVSKLASAWRDIQGLNNWENLVEPLDPLLRHEIIRYGELVAACYKAFDLDPSSKRYLNCKYGKRSMLREAGLADSGYEVTKYIYAAAPDINIPIQTGAARWIGYVGVASDREVKTLGRRDIVITFRGTVTNPEWLANLMSSLTPARLDPHDPRPNVKVEAGFLSLYTSNESGSRFGLESCREQLLSEVSRLVHKHKDEEISITLAGHSMGSSLALLLAYDIAELGLNKPSNNGSEKEIPVTVFSFGGPRVGNSGFKKRCEELGVKVLRVVNVNDPITKLPGVVFNENFRGFGGGFEFPWSCSCYAHVGVELMLDFFKMHNPSCVHDLENYIGLLKCPKSWHRDHELGNLMERAKGLFFGGVQGLDHLHWRNAAINMVNLFQSQWT from the coding sequence ATGGCTTCATCACTCCTATCATGTTCTATGCCAAATCCCATCATGAGCTCTGCTACTTTCGTCACAGACCCTATCCCCCACCCCTGTAATTCTTTGCCTTTGTTGAAATCAAATCCCTCTACTACTACTCCATTGTCCCAAACTTACCTGCAATCCGGGCCGGCACCGGATTCGGTAAATTATGCTGCCAAGTCAAGAACGAGGACGATAACTAGTGCAAAATCCGTAGTCTCGAAGCTGGCAAGTGCTTGGAGAGACATCCAAGGTTTGAACAACTGGGAAAACTTGGTTGAACCCTTAGACCCTCTGCTGAGGCATGAGATCATTAGATATGGAGAGCTGGTAGCTGCCTGCTACAAGGCATTTGATCTCGATCCCAGCTCCAAGAGGTACTTGAACTGCAAGTATGGTAAAAGAAGCATGTTGAGAGAAGCGGGGTTGGCGGATTCGGGCTATGAAGTCACCAAATACATATATGCGGCAGCGCCGGATATCAACATCCCTATCCAAACTGGGGCTGCTAGATGGATTGGATATGTGGGCGTGGCCTCAGATAGGGAGGTGAAGACACTAGGTAGGCGGGATATAGTCATCACATTCCGGGGGACGGTGACGAACCCCGAATGGCTAGCTAACCTAATGAGCTCACTAACGCCAGCCCGGCTGGATCCGCACGATCCGAGGCCGAATGTGAAGGTGGAGGCCGGGTTCTTGAGCTTGTACACTTCGAATGAAAGCGGTAGCAGGTTCGGGCTGGAGAGCTGCCGAGAGCAGCTACTGTCGGAAGTGTCTAGGTTAGTGCACAAGCAtaaagatgaagaaataagCATTACTCTTGCAGGGCACAGCATGGGGAGCTCATTGGCTCTCCTTCTAGCATACGACATCGCAGAGCTCGGGTTGAATAAACCTAGCAATAACGGGTCCGAGAAGGAGATTCCGGTGACGGTGTTTTCGTTTGGAGGGCCAAGAGTTGGTAATTCGGGCTTCAAGAAGAGGTGCGAAGAGTTGGGAGTGAAAGTTCTTAGAGTAGTGAATGTGAATGACCCCATCACAAAGCTACCTGGGGTTGTTTTCAATGAGAATTTCAGGGGTTTTGGTGGGGGGTTTGAGTTCCCATGGAGCTGTTCTTGTTATGCCCACGTAGGGGTTGAGTTGATGCTCGATTTCTTCAAGATGCATAATCCCTCTTGTGTTCATGACCTGGAAAACTATATTGGGTTGCTCAAGTGTCCTAAGAGTTGGCATAGGGATCATGAATTGGGAAATCTGATGGAGAGGGCAAAAGGGTTGTTCTTCGGAGGCGTACAAGGATTGGACCACTTGCATTGGAGAAATGCAGCCATTAATATGGTGAATTTGTTTCAGTCCCAATGGACATGA